The genomic region CTGGGAAGGTAAATTGCGCACGCGTGAAGAAGAAATCCGGTTTATCACCGAGACATTTCCGTTGAACGCATAACCCATGACCGCGCGACCACGCATCTTATCGGGCATGCGCCCATCAGGGAAACTGCACCTGGGGAACTACTTCGGGGCTTTGGCGCACTGGGTCCAATTGCAAAACGACTACCAGTGTTATTACATGGTGGCCGATTGGCATGCGCTCACTTCGGAATACAACGACACCAGCGCCATTGAAGACAATATCTGGGAGATGGTCGTGGACTGGCTCAGCTGCGGGCTCGACCCCGCCCGGTCCGTCATTTTCCGGCAGTCCTGGGTGAAGGAGCATGCCGAACTGCATCTGATGCTGTCGATGATCACACCGCTGTCGTGGCTGGAGCGCGTACCGACGTATAAGGAGCAGCAACAGGAGATGAAGAACCGGGACTTGTCCACGTACGGGTTTCTCGGCTATCCGCTGCTGCAATCGGCTGACATCCTGCTGTACAAGGCCAATGCCGTTCCGGTGGGAGAAGACCAGTTACCTCACATTGAATTTACACGGGAAATCAGCCGCCGGTTTAATCACCTCTACGGACG from Elusimicrobiota bacterium harbors:
- the trpS gene encoding tryptophan--tRNA ligase — its product is MTARPRILSGMRPSGKLHLGNYFGALAHWVQLQNDYQCYYMVADWHALTSEYNDTSAIEDNIWEMVVDWLSCGLDPARSVIFRQSWVKEHAELHLMLSMITPLSWLERVPTYKEQQQEMKNRDLSTYGFLGYPLLQSADILLYKANAVPVGEDQLPHIEFTREISRRFNHLYGRDVFPEPRALLSPSPKVPGTDGRKMSKSYNNAVLLSDTREEINAKVKVMYTDPVKIRINDKGHPEGCVVFSTHKLYTPEWADVESRCKAGTLGCVACKNRLAETLNAGLEPIRMRRAQWLGRMDDVKQIVREGSQKAAATAAETWKDVLDVLKMKPAPGGKP